A part of Dehalogenimonas sp. W genomic DNA contains:
- a CDS encoding four helix bundle protein — protein MSNATNTTNNSITDKPTYDIHERIYQFILRTIKLVDTLPKTTSNAIISNQLLRCVTSIGANDQEADGSLTKKDFIHCYSIVRKEAKETTFWLRLIGDTNDNLAHKMGPIIQEGHEITAIISTIINHTRISPPK, from the coding sequence ATGTCAAATGCCACAAATACTACCAATAATTCAATAACTGACAAACCAACTTATGATATTCATGAAAGGATATACCAGTTCATACTACGAACGATTAAACTCGTAGATACACTGCCAAAGACAACTTCTAATGCCATAATAAGTAATCAGCTATTAAGGTGCGTCACGTCTATCGGAGCTAATGACCAGGAGGCCGATGGAAGCCTGACCAAAAAGGATTTTATTCACTGTTACTCAATAGTCAGGAAAGAGGCCAAAGAAACCACTTTCTGGTTAAGATTGATCGGCGATACCAATGATAATCTGGCTCATAAAATGGGACCGATAATCCAGGAAGGCCATGAAATAACCGCAATTATCAGCACGATCATCAACCATACCAGAATCAGCCCTCCAAAATAA
- a CDS encoding site-2 protease family protein: protein MLFTLLAFILVLGVLVLAHEAGHFFTAKAFGVKVNEFGVGYPPRLFAVKRGETEYSVNLLPLGGFVKLSGEEDPEAPDSLASKSHAKRITVLASGAVINALLPLILLTGAFLIPHDVARGAIEVVEVAPDSPAAAAGIVAGDTVISFAGRELDNNAVLGRVIFMNLGEASEMVIRHADGTTSIVTVTPRWEPPADQGAVGLQTTTKDVVIERESVPFFQAIGRGFNESVDLLVLFKNSILSMIAGTAEGGVAGPVGIATIVGDVARAGLSPLLEFTALLSLNLAILNLLPIPALDGGRIAFVVVEWARRGKRIDPQTEGKIHFIGFAFLISLIILVTFNDIMRIVGNG from the coding sequence TTGCTGTTCACATTATTAGCTTTCATCCTGGTGCTGGGTGTCCTGGTGCTGGCCCACGAGGCGGGGCACTTTTTCACCGCCAAGGCGTTCGGGGTCAAGGTCAACGAATTCGGCGTCGGTTACCCGCCGCGCCTCTTCGCCGTCAAACGGGGTGAGACCGAATACTCCGTCAACCTGCTGCCGCTGGGCGGCTTCGTCAAGCTGTCCGGTGAGGAAGACCCCGAAGCGCCGGACTCACTGGCATCCAAAAGCCACGCCAAGCGGATAACGGTACTGGCTTCCGGGGCTGTCATCAACGCCCTGCTGCCGCTCATCCTGCTGACCGGGGCCTTTCTTATCCCTCACGATGTCGCCCGGGGCGCCATTGAGGTGGTAGAGGTCGCCCCGGATTCACCCGCCGCGGCGGCGGGCATTGTGGCGGGAGATACGGTAATCAGCTTCGCCGGCCGGGAACTGGACAACAACGCCGTTCTGGGCCGCGTCATCTTCATGAACCTGGGTGAAGCCTCGGAGATGGTTATTCGCCATGCCGACGGCACTACTTCAATAGTGACGGTCACCCCGCGCTGGGAACCGCCGGCTGACCAGGGCGCGGTCGGCCTGCAAACTACCACCAAAGACGTGGTGATTGAACGGGAAAGCGTACCGTTCTTCCAGGCTATTGGCCGGGGTTTCAATGAAAGCGTTGACCTGCTGGTGCTATTCAAGAACAGTATTCTGTCCATGATTGCCGGCACCGCCGAGGGCGGGGTGGCCGGGCCGGTGGGTATCGCCACCATTGTCGGTGACGTTGCACGGGCCGGACTGTCGCCGTTGCTGGAATTCACCGCGCTGCTGTCACTTAATTTGGCTATCCTGAACCTGTTGCCGATTCCGGCGCTGGACGGCGGCCGCATCGCCTTCGTGGTGGTGGAGTGGGCGCGCCGCGGCAAGCGGATTGACCCGCAAACGGAAGGCAAAATCCACTTTATCGGGTTCGCCTTCCTGATTTCGCTCATCATCCTGGTTACGTTTAACGATATAATGAGAATCGTGGGCAACGGGTAA
- the dxr gene encoding 1-deoxy-D-xylulose-5-phosphate reductoisomerase, whose translation MNSPLNLAVLGSTGSIGRQTLDVIRQFPDRLRVKAMAAGNNLPEFQQQVSEFKPEYVSCLNPDFQPGNLKCLSPVEMAAHPVIDIVVIALPGGAGLAPALAAARAGKIIALSNKECLVAAGDLIMAEAKKYGAQIRPVDSEHSAIWQCLVGETSPPEKLLLTASGGPFRTFTLDQIAAVTPEQALAHPSWKMGRKVTIDSATLLNKGLEVIEAHRLYGLDYDRIEVVIHPQSIVHSMVEFADGAIKAQLSPPDMRLPIQYAFSYPERWGNDNLPRADWSKISQLDFAPPDYQRFPCLKLAIEAGKKGNTYPAVLAAAGEEAVNRFLAGRIGFGDIARLIQQSLEEHNPTGTPSLDSIAAAEHWARQKVTELTRSL comes from the coding sequence ATGAATTCTCCGCTTAATCTGGCTGTTCTGGGCAGCACCGGCAGTATCGGACGGCAAACACTTGACGTTATCAGGCAGTTTCCCGACCGACTGCGAGTAAAAGCCATGGCCGCCGGGAACAACCTGCCGGAGTTCCAGCAGCAGGTGTCCGAATTTAAACCGGAATATGTTTCCTGTCTCAACCCAGACTTCCAACCCGGCAACCTGAAATGCCTGTCACCGGTAGAAATGGCAGCACACCCTGTTATAGATATTGTCGTCATCGCACTGCCGGGCGGCGCCGGTTTAGCCCCGGCACTGGCGGCAGCCCGGGCCGGCAAAATCATCGCCTTGTCCAATAAAGAATGCCTGGTGGCCGCCGGCGACCTGATCATGGCGGAAGCCAAAAAGTACGGCGCTCAGATTCGCCCGGTGGATTCCGAACATTCAGCCATCTGGCAGTGTCTGGTGGGCGAGACGTCGCCGCCGGAGAAACTGCTCCTGACCGCCTCCGGCGGCCCGTTCCGCACCTTCACTTTGGACCAGATTGCGGCGGTAACTCCGGAACAGGCGCTGGCTCACCCTTCCTGGAAAATGGGCCGGAAAGTGACCATTGACTCCGCCACCCTACTCAACAAGGGACTGGAAGTCATTGAAGCTCACCGGCTGTACGGACTGGATTACGACCGTATTGAGGTGGTCATCCACCCGCAAAGCATCGTGCATTCCATGGTAGAGTTCGCCGATGGCGCCATCAAGGCCCAGCTTTCGCCGCCGGATATGCGCCTGCCCATCCAATACGCCTTTTCTTATCCGGAGCGCTGGGGTAACGATAATCTGCCGCGGGCTGACTGGTCAAAAATCAGTCAGCTGGATTTCGCCCCGCCGGATTACCAACGCTTTCCCTGCCTGAAACTGGCTATTGAAGCCGGTAAAAAAGGTAATACCTACCCGGCAGTGCTGGCCGCTGCCGGTGAAGAAGCGGTCAACCGGTTCCTGGCCGGACGGATAGGGTTCGGGGATATCGCCCGCCTGATCCAACAGTCTCTTGAGGAACATAACCCGACGGGAACCCCGTCGTTAGATAGTATAGCCGCAGCGGAACACTGGGCGCGGCAAAAAGTTACCGAGCTGACAAGGAGTCTTTAA
- a CDS encoding PH domain-containing protein — MMRYPSGKSTGFSVLLWGVVAILSVSVVISPSEMRAFIVPASLLGIALILWVWFGTYYEFHDRYLLARMGPFFERIPYGRITSAKPFKSLASSMALSSDMIEIRHGKHYFSGTTYISPANRESFLAELKSRCPNLQN; from the coding sequence ATGATGCGCTACCCATCAGGTAAAAGTACCGGATTCAGCGTTCTGCTCTGGGGAGTGGTGGCTATTCTAAGCGTGTCAGTGGTTATCAGTCCTTCCGAAATGCGGGCGTTTATTGTGCCGGCAAGTCTGCTGGGTATCGCCTTAATACTGTGGGTCTGGTTCGGGACTTATTACGAATTCCATGACAGATACCTGCTGGCACGGATGGGGCCGTTCTTTGAACGTATTCCTTATGGGCGCATCACTTCAGCGAAGCCCTTCAAAAGCCTGGCTTCTTCAATGGCCTTATCCAGCGATATGATTGAAATCCGGCATGGCAAGCACTACTTTTCCGGCACGACTTATATATCTCCGGCAAACCGCGAGTCTTTTCTGGCTGAACTAAAGTCACGATGTCCTAACCTTCAAAACTAA
- a CDS encoding YkgJ family cysteine cluster protein produces the protein MDTNDNPSAGAGSPAGEPELLTREILEDRWDRALAEHGTSRIIGVNLPAFNRQTASPAEWSLMSFLPLYLVSSFLKCQQCGQCCRPNERHWDRGVVLSRDEILTLKSYYRLEKRAGKTYLKYPCPALSGSKCTRYKMRPFGCRLFPFNITRNPDTGDEEGIGLLMHCPAAREFYVTVNLFMQDFYAHLEKCRLAGKPRFDLKDLDLIRANYESRTIHPDDLAYMKAKAKSPF, from the coding sequence ATGGATACGAACGATAACCCGTCTGCCGGCGCAGGTAGCCCGGCGGGCGAACCGGAACTACTGACCCGCGAAATTCTGGAAGACCGATGGGACCGGGCGCTGGCAGAACACGGCACCAGCCGTATCATCGGGGTTAATCTGCCGGCTTTCAATCGCCAGACCGCCAGCCCGGCGGAATGGTCGTTGATGTCTTTCCTGCCTCTATACCTGGTGTCCAGTTTCCTGAAATGCCAGCAGTGCGGTCAGTGCTGCCGGCCGAACGAAAGGCATTGGGACCGCGGCGTAGTATTATCCCGGGACGAAATCTTGACGCTTAAAAGCTATTACCGGCTGGAAAAACGGGCCGGCAAGACCTACTTGAAATACCCCTGCCCTGCCTTGAGCGGCAGTAAATGTACCCGTTACAAGATGCGGCCTTTCGGTTGCCGGCTATTCCCGTTCAACATCACCCGTAATCCGGATACCGGTGACGAAGAAGGCATAGGCCTGCTGATGCACTGTCCCGCCGCCCGGGAGTTTTATGTCACCGTCAACCTGTTCATGCAGGATTTCTACGCTCATCTGGAAAAATGTCGGCTGGCCGGCAAACCGCGCTTTGACCTGAAAGATCTGGATCTGATACGAGCCAATTATGAATCCAGAACCATCCATCCGGACGATCTGGCTTACATGAAGGCCAAGGCCAAATCACCATTTTAA
- a CDS encoding reductive dehalogenase, protein MPRFHATISRRDFMKGLGLTGATLGAAGLVAPQFHDLDEVMAASTTEWKKPWWVKDRDFENPTMEIDWDVLTRFDRSGKFGAGKSAEWDNGVQEMYAMVDGMYGTRDTAELNKKWAQEKVAGMTLRDQGLKNATASINNGARSGYTGLGPDDLGVAKWQGTPEENLHMMRVASRFFGSISQGVWELNSKTERAMWAELNLPTDTRNAFVLAVRHPQLAMRTAPGMVTNPYGYILSTNAMAQTQQFVKNMGYKVNNLSCGAGVNTLLSGIGEISRTGINCIMPQHGNVLRRSDSFLTDFDLAPTPPIDAGISRFCKTCKKCADTCVPQAISFADEPSWEVGQPYLVTGIKHYDFLYPKCNTYKSNWAPGYCGVCLANCPFTSILNDGGMIHTVIKSVSSTTPLFNGFFRNMDDFMGYGQNRGGVDAHSRDNYVDQFWGTVGPEFGFLTHTGYYPH, encoded by the coding sequence ATGCCTAGATTTCATGCCACAATATCACGCCGCGACTTCATGAAAGGTCTCGGCCTGACCGGCGCCACCCTCGGCGCCGCCGGACTGGTCGCCCCCCAGTTCCACGACCTGGACGAGGTTATGGCCGCGTCCACCACAGAATGGAAAAAACCCTGGTGGGTCAAGGACCGCGATTTTGAAAACCCCACCATGGAAATTGACTGGGACGTTCTCACCCGGTTTGACCGCTCCGGTAAATTCGGCGCCGGCAAATCCGCCGAATGGGACAACGGTGTTCAGGAAATGTACGCCATGGTTGACGGAATGTACGGCACCCGCGATACCGCCGAACTCAACAAGAAATGGGCCCAGGAAAAGGTTGCAGGTATGACACTGCGCGACCAAGGCTTGAAAAACGCAACTGCTTCAATAAACAACGGCGCCCGCTCCGGCTATACCGGCCTTGGGCCGGATGACCTGGGTGTTGCCAAGTGGCAGGGCACTCCGGAAGAGAACCTGCATATGATGCGCGTCGCCTCCCGTTTCTTCGGCTCTATCTCTCAGGGTGTCTGGGAACTCAATAGCAAGACTGAAAGGGCCATGTGGGCTGAACTGAACCTGCCTACCGATACACGGAATGCATTCGTGCTGGCTGTTCGTCATCCGCAACTAGCCATGCGCACTGCCCCCGGCATGGTTACCAACCCCTACGGCTATATCCTATCCACCAACGCCATGGCCCAGACTCAGCAGTTCGTCAAGAACATGGGCTATAAGGTCAACAACCTCTCCTGCGGCGCCGGGGTCAACACATTGCTGTCCGGTATCGGCGAAATCTCCCGCACCGGCATCAACTGCATCATGCCGCAGCACGGCAACGTCCTGCGACGTTCAGACTCATTCCTGACCGACTTTGACCTGGCGCCCACACCACCCATTGACGCCGGTATCTCCCGCTTCTGCAAGACCTGCAAGAAGTGCGCCGACACCTGCGTCCCCCAGGCTATCTCCTTCGCGGATGAGCCGTCATGGGAGGTCGGCCAGCCCTATCTGGTGACCGGTATCAAACATTACGACTTCCTTTACCCCAAGTGCAACACCTACAAGTCCAACTGGGCACCGGGTTACTGCGGCGTCTGTCTGGCCAACTGCCCATTCACTTCCATCCTCAACGATGGCGGCATGATCCACACCGTTATCAAGAGTGTCTCTTCAACCACGCCGTTATTCAACGGCTTCTTCCGCAATATGGACGACTTCATGGGTTACGGCCAGAACCGCGGCGGTGTAGACGCGCATTCCAGAGATAATTATGTTGATCAGTTCTGGGGCACCGTCGGGCCGGAATTCGGTTTCCTGACCCACACGGGTTACTATCCCCACTAG
- a CDS encoding phosphatidate cytidylyltransferase: protein MKKRVISGCVLALLALALIWLDEPLPWLTAGVIFWGVMALREFNQVVGLTKAKPFAVIGTVGTVLFIISPHFDNGLEPLLAAFVAGSLLYLLKPGDRSQAFIRWAWTLAGVIYIGWLLSFIVALRGLDGGREWVFFALGVTAASDTFAYFIGRVFGKHKMAPSISPNKSWEGAVGGAVCAVIMALILKAVFDLPASYLELGLLGLAASAVGQAGDLVESLFKRNMAIKDSGNSIPGHGGFMDRMDSVVFAAVLVYYYVIIFIQ, encoded by the coding sequence ATGAAGAAACGGGTTATTTCCGGCTGTGTCCTGGCGCTGCTGGCGCTGGCGCTGATCTGGCTTGACGAACCCCTGCCCTGGCTGACAGCCGGAGTCATCTTCTGGGGCGTGATGGCCCTCCGCGAATTTAATCAGGTTGTCGGCCTGACCAAAGCCAAACCGTTTGCGGTCATCGGCACTGTGGGCACCGTGCTATTTATTATCAGCCCGCATTTTGACAACGGCCTGGAACCGTTATTAGCCGCTTTCGTCGCCGGGTCTTTACTTTACCTGCTTAAACCCGGCGACCGTTCGCAAGCATTCATCCGCTGGGCCTGGACGCTGGCCGGGGTCATCTATATCGGCTGGCTGTTGTCATTTATTGTCGCGCTGCGCGGGCTGGACGGCGGCAGGGAATGGGTTTTCTTTGCCCTGGGTGTAACCGCCGCTTCAGATACATTTGCCTACTTCATCGGCCGGGTCTTTGGCAAACACAAAATGGCGCCGTCCATCAGCCCGAACAAAAGCTGGGAGGGTGCGGTCGGTGGTGCTGTATGTGCCGTCATCATGGCCTTAATTCTCAAAGCGGTGTTTGACCTGCCGGCCAGCTATTTGGAACTCGGACTGCTCGGCCTGGCGGCCAGCGCGGTCGGTCAGGCTGGCGATCTGGTAGAATCGTTGTTCAAACGCAACATGGCCATCAAGGACTCCGGCAACAGTATCCCCGGCCACGGCGGTTTTATGGATCGGATGGACTCGGTGGTCTTCGCCGCCGTGCTGGTCTATTATTACGTTATCATCTTCATCCAATAA
- the uppS gene encoding polyprenyl diphosphate synthase, with protein sequence MNQNSNRSFTPPRHVAIIMDGNGRWAVNKGLERLAGHQAGLKNIPEVINYLTDAGVAYITLFSFSTENWKRPAAEVSGLLKLLAEALEETTRKLDEHNVVIRHLGRLDRLPPGLKHGINRVVEKTHQNTGAVAGFAFDYGGRTEIIEAGRKAIRQGIKPDDLDETTFGRLLDSAGMPDVDLVIRTGGEQRLSNFLLWQSAYAELYFTDTLWPDFNDQEIEKALTDYAGRQRRFGGLQPQ encoded by the coding sequence ATGAACCAAAACAGCAACCGGTCTTTTACCCCGCCCCGCCATGTGGCCATTATCATGGACGGCAACGGCCGTTGGGCGGTTAATAAAGGCCTTGAGCGGCTGGCAGGCCATCAGGCCGGCTTAAAAAATATCCCGGAGGTCATCAATTATCTGACCGACGCCGGGGTCGCCTATATCACCTTATTCAGCTTTTCCACCGAAAACTGGAAAAGGCCGGCCGCAGAAGTCAGCGGTCTACTAAAGCTCCTGGCAGAGGCGCTGGAGGAAACCACCCGGAAACTAGATGAACACAACGTGGTTATCCGCCACCTCGGACGGCTGGACCGATTACCCCCGGGCTTGAAACACGGTATCAACCGGGTAGTGGAAAAAACCCACCAAAATACCGGGGCGGTGGCTGGTTTTGCCTTTGACTACGGCGGCCGAACCGAAATTATTGAAGCCGGCCGTAAGGCTATCCGGCAAGGCATCAAACCCGATGACCTGGATGAGACAACATTCGGCCGTCTGCTGGATTCCGCCGGCATGCCGGACGTGGACCTGGTCATCCGCACCGGGGGCGAACAGCGCCTGTCCAATTTTCTGTTATGGCAATCGGCATATGCCGAGCTGTATTTCACCGATACTCTGTGGCCGGACTTCAATGACCAGGAAATAGAAAAAGCGCTGACCGATTACGCCGGACGGCAGCGGCGTTTCGGGGGGCTGCAACCGCAATGA
- the rplU gene encoding 50S ribosomal protein L21, whose amino-acid sequence MYAIVESGGKQYKVTEGQVFDVDRLDVEAGGTVEFERVLLFSDGEAITTGKPTVEGAKVVAKAEGNGMGEKVRGLRYKNKTRAHTRTGGRALFTRLKVESIVAPAK is encoded by the coding sequence ATTTACGCAATAGTTGAATCTGGTGGTAAGCAGTATAAGGTAACTGAAGGTCAGGTCTTTGATGTTGACCGCCTTGATGTTGAGGCCGGCGGTACCGTTGAATTTGAAAGAGTTTTACTTTTTTCTGACGGTGAAGCCATCACCACCGGTAAACCTACGGTTGAAGGTGCCAAAGTGGTTGCCAAAGCTGAAGGTAACGGTATGGGGGAGAAGGTTCGCGGTCTGCGTTACAAGAACAAGACCCGGGCGCATACCCGCACCGGCGGTAGGGCTCTTTTTACCCGGCTCAAGGTTGAGAGTATCGTCGCCCCGGCGAAGTAA
- the rpmA gene encoding 50S ribosomal protein L27, with protein MAHKKGGGSSRNGRDSKPKMLGVKRYAGEKVLAGTILVRQRGTPIKPGENVGVGRDHTLFALADGVVAYKPTSNNRRMASVQTG; from the coding sequence ATGGCTCATAAAAAAGGCGGCGGTTCAAGCCGTAATGGTAGAGATTCAAAACCCAAGATGCTGGGCGTTAAGCGCTATGCCGGTGAAAAAGTTTTGGCCGGTACCATTCTGGTCCGCCAGCGCGGCACCCCGATTAAACCCGGCGAAAACGTCGGTGTCGGTCGGGATCACACTCTGTTTGCTTTAGCTGACGGTGTGGTGGCCTACAAACCTACCAGCAATAACAGGAGGATGGCCAGCGTTCAGACTGGTTAA
- the rpmE gene encoding 50S ribosomal protein L31 codes for MKEKLHPKYFPEAKVTCSCGNAFTLGSTKPEIKVELCNKCHPFYTGERRMVDTAGRVDRFKQRYGLKDK; via the coding sequence ATGAAAGAAAAACTGCATCCCAAATATTTCCCGGAAGCCAAGGTGACCTGCTCTTGCGGCAACGCTTTTACTCTCGGTTCCACCAAGCCGGAGATCAAAGTAGAGCTTTGCAACAAGTGTCATCCGTTTTATACCGGTGAGCGCCGCATGGTGGATACTGCCGGTCGCGTTGATCGTTTCAAACAGCGCTACGGCCTCAAGGATAAGTAA
- a CDS encoding DUF1385 domain-containing protein, producing MAQKFYYGGQAIIEGVMIRGRKSLVSAVRRPKGDIVVESRRLPKIYTGKLRQLPFVRGIVVLLEAMVLGIQALMHSADVALEEESEEISPWMMWGLVGVSTVVSIAIFFLTPLFVTRIFDQWLESAILFNIVEGLIRLLLFVIYLKLIGRMADIRRVFAYHGAEHQTINAFEHGVKLEPTLVRDFSTAHTRCGTSFLLAVMVIAIAVFSLLGKPELWLMVSSRILLLPVIAALSYEFTRFAAGHGGNAVVRFLTRPGMWLQSMTTRQPELAQLEVGIAALKRALVDDDPALAAELYPTPVETAADDAPQGDEPLT from the coding sequence ATGGCACAAAAATTTTATTACGGCGGCCAGGCGATTATTGAAGGCGTAATGATTCGCGGCCGGAAATCCCTGGTTTCTGCGGTGCGTCGCCCCAAGGGTGACATTGTCGTAGAGTCCAGGCGGCTCCCTAAAATATATACCGGCAAATTGCGGCAGCTGCCGTTTGTGCGGGGGATTGTTGTCCTGTTGGAGGCGATGGTGCTGGGCATTCAGGCGCTGATGCATTCTGCTGACGTTGCGCTGGAAGAAGAATCTGAAGAAATTTCGCCCTGGATGATGTGGGGACTGGTCGGGGTATCAACCGTGGTCTCAATCGCCATTTTCTTTTTAACACCGTTGTTTGTCACCCGGATATTTGACCAATGGCTGGAATCGGCTATTCTATTTAATATCGTTGAAGGCTTGATCAGGTTGCTGTTATTCGTCATTTATTTGAAACTTATCGGACGGATGGCCGATATTCGCCGGGTATTTGCCTATCATGGCGCTGAACATCAGACAATCAATGCCTTTGAGCACGGGGTTAAGCTGGAGCCAACGCTGGTGCGAGATTTCTCCACCGCCCATACTCGTTGCGGTACCAGCTTTCTGCTGGCGGTGATGGTTATCGCCATTGCTGTTTTCAGCCTTCTGGGTAAGCCGGAGCTCTGGCTGATGGTGTCTTCCCGAATCTTATTGTTGCCGGTTATTGCCGCTTTGAGCTATGAGTTCACCCGTTTTGCGGCGGGTCATGGCGGTAACGCTGTGGTGCGCTTCCTGACGCGGCCCGGGATGTGGCTACAGTCCATGACCACCCGCCAGCCGGAACTGGCTCAATTGGAGGTCGGCATTGCGGCTCTGAAACGTGCTTTGGTTGATGACGATCCAGCTCTGGCCGCAGAACTTTATCCAACCCCTGTTGAGACAGCAGCGGATGATGCACCGCAAGGGGACGAACCGTTGACTTGA
- the pdxS gene encoding pyridoxal 5'-phosphate synthase lyase subunit PdxS → MEKEITTGTFKVKSGLAQMLKGGVIMDVTTPEQARIAEDAGACAVMALERVPSDIRAAGGVARMADPTIIKQIMEAVTIPVMAKCRIGHFVEARVLESMGVDFIDESEVLTPADESFHVWKKDFTVPFVCGCRELGEALRRIGEGAAMIRTKGEPGTGNVVEAVRHMRAVQAGIRRVVAAPPEELTALAKELNAPFELVQQLHQTGKLPVVNFAAGGIATPADAALMMQLGAEGVFVGSGIFKSADPSKRAKAVVKATTHYQDAAIIAEVSENLGEAMHGLEIGQIPVDQLMAKRGW, encoded by the coding sequence ATGGAAAAAGAAATTACTACCGGAACATTTAAAGTAAAAAGCGGCCTGGCGCAAATGCTTAAGGGTGGGGTCATTATGGATGTGACTACCCCGGAGCAAGCCAGGATAGCCGAAGACGCCGGTGCTTGTGCCGTAATGGCTTTGGAGCGCGTACCCTCTGATATCCGGGCGGCCGGCGGGGTCGCCCGCATGGCTGACCCCACCATCATTAAACAAATTATGGAAGCGGTCACCATTCCGGTCATGGCCAAGTGCCGTATCGGTCATTTTGTGGAGGCCCGGGTGCTGGAGTCCATGGGTGTGGATTTCATAGATGAATCCGAAGTACTGACTCCGGCCGACGAATCGTTCCATGTGTGGAAAAAAGACTTTACGGTGCCGTTTGTTTGCGGTTGTCGCGAACTTGGAGAGGCATTACGCCGTATCGGCGAAGGTGCCGCTATGATTCGTACCAAGGGTGAACCGGGCACCGGCAACGTAGTTGAAGCTGTCCGCCATATGCGCGCGGTCCAGGCTGGAATTCGGCGAGTGGTAGCGGCACCGCCTGAGGAGCTGACGGCGCTGGCCAAGGAGCTTAATGCACCATTTGAATTAGTTCAGCAGTTGCATCAAACCGGCAAGCTGCCGGTCGTGAACTTTGCCGCCGGCGGTATTGCAACCCCGGCTGATGCAGCGCTTATGATGCAACTCGGAGCTGAGGGTGTTTTTGTCGGCTCCGGTATTTTTAAATCGGCGGACCCGTCCAAGCGTGCCAAAGCCGTGGTTAAAGCCACTACTCACTATCAGGATGCGGCTATCATCGCCGAAGTTTCAGAAAACCTGGGTGAGGCGATGCACGGTTTGGAAATCGGCCAGATACCTGTCGACCAGCTGATGGCCAAAAGGGGCTGGTAG